The following DNA comes from Triticum aestivum cultivar Chinese Spring chromosome 3D, IWGSC CS RefSeq v2.1, whole genome shotgun sequence.
CTGGGATCCTCcttcacctccaccacctccaaCTCCGGCATGCTATCGTCCGGTTCCATGCGTCGGCGGCGGGATGGGGGGAAGAGAGTGGGAAAAAAGGGTGGGAATTGGGTGGAGAGCGGTGGGAAGAGAGTGGGGATTTTGTCGCGGAAACAAGGCGGGCAGCTACAAAAGCGCGGGCTCCGTCTTCCTTTTAGGTGGGTCATGGGTGTAAGAGTCCAACGTGTCtcgtgtccggactcccgcaaaccccACATTTGGTTCCTGTTTGCGGAAAGGACATGGTCCGGATCACTCGGCGGATCGATACATGCCCGTTTTGAATGGCTTTCGGTGTCCAGACCACGGGGTTCAAAACGTATGCGAAGGTTTtaagggtcggcgttggagatacATAATAAAAGTAATAAAAGGGTCGCCATGTGGATGTGGTGCTAGGCGGCTTTGCCGCAGCGCGTATTCATTGAGCAATCCCCCTCTCCGCGTCACTGCTTACCTAACCGAAGCAGCCAACGAAGCCGCGCACTTGGGGCTGGATCCACCCCGACCCCACCCCGTCTCCCTCCGCCTCCAACGCTAATAACCTTCTGGAAAATTCCGCTAATCCAAGAAATTCTCGCCCCCCAACCCAACCCCCAACCAACCAACCAAACCCAACCGAAGAAGCCGAGCCGAACCCCACTCCGCCGATCAGCCGCTATGCGCTGAGGCCGAATCGCCGCAGCCCGAGgaggagaagggggtggaggggatGGAGGGGAGTGGCGGGTCCGCGTCGCTGCCGCCGTTCCTCACCAAGACGTACGAGATGGTGGACGAGCCGGCCACGGACGCGGTGGTGGCGTGGACGCCGTCCGGCACCAGCTTCGTCGTCCTCAGCCAGGCCGACTTCTGCCGGGATCTTCTCCCCAAGTACTTCAAGCACAACAACTTCTCCAGCTTCGTGCGCCAGCTCAACACCTACGTAAGGAGAACAActtcacaccccccccccccccccccccctccccctctctcctccgcCCAATCTCTGTTCCGCCGCTGGAATTGGGGCCTGGCCGAAATGCGTGGCGGTTCCTTGTGCTGACATGTGAGGCTATGAGCCAAGGAGGTTGTGTGGGTTATCGTGGAATTCGGTTCAGCTGGGCAAATAATCTGCGATTTAGAACAAGTGCTTGTGATTTATTGCTCTTGTGATCCAAAATACACTTTATAGGTAGCTGCTTAGTGTGCCGGATTATGTAATTTGTCATTTTACTTGGCATACTTTTAAACGACAAAGGTCAACTCTTGATTTGTTCTATATGTGGAATTCAACTAGCTTCGTTCATCACTATCTCTTCTTGATCCTGTGGAATCTTGGGGCTGTTTGACAAATAAAATCTACCACACCCACTTCCAGTATAATTTCAATTTGTTTCCCTTCTGTTGCAGTACATGATTTGTTTTAGCCTTGGTAATGGTAATGCATGATACCTCTTGTGCGTATCTGAGGCTATTCTAATATGTGTCACCTACTCGTTCTTATGTAGGGCTTTAGGAAGGTAGATCCAGAACAATGGGAATTTGCAAATGAAGAATTCCTACGAGATCAGCGGCATCGGTTGAAAAATATCCATAGACGCAAGCCAATATTCAGCCATTCATCACACACTCAGGGTGCCGGACCATTAGCTGATAGTGAAAGGAGGGACTATGAGGAGGAAATTGAGAGGCTCAAGTGTGATAATGCATCACTAAATTTACAGCTTGAGAGGAAGAAAACTGATATGGAGAGTAAAATGAAGGCTTTGGAAGACAAACTATTTGCTATTGAGGATCAGCAGAAAAATCTTATATCTTATGTCAGAGAAATTGTGAATGCACCTGGATTTCTTTCTAGCTTCGTAGAACAATCTGATCATCATGGAAAGAAGAGGAGACTGCCTAAACCAATTTCATTCCATGATGATGCTTGTACTCAGGGGAACCAGATTATGCATTGTGACTTGGTCAACTCACCAGCTCATGAACTTTTTAGGTCATCATTTGACAAAATGGAATCATCCTTAAATTCCTTGGAGAATTTCTTCAAAGAAGCGAGTGAGGCATTTGGTAATGATGTTTCATCTGATGGTGATGTCCCAGGTCATTCTTCAGCTGTTGTTCTTACAGAGCTCCATTCAACTGGGGAGAGTGACCCCCACGCGCAATCACCTCCGTCCATGATGCATACTTGTTCAGCTGGTGTAGGAGATTCACACTCTTCTCGTGATATAGCAGAGTCCGCCAGCTGTCCAGAGAGTCCTCTGCTTCCCCAAGCTCATTCTCGTGCAGATT
Coding sequences within:
- the LOC123079167 gene encoding heat stress transcription factor A-4b, which gives rise to MEGSGGSASLPPFLTKTYEMVDEPATDAVVAWTPSGTSFVVLSQADFCRDLLPKYFKHNNFSSFVRQLNTYGFRKVDPEQWEFANEEFLRDQRHRLKNIHRRKPIFSHSSHTQGAGPLADSERRDYEEEIERLKCDNASLNLQLERKKTDMESKMKALEDKLFAIEDQQKNLISYVREIVNAPGFLSSFVEQSDHHGKKRRLPKPISFHDDACTQGNQIMHCDLVNSPAHELFRSSFDKMESSLNSLENFFKEASEAFGNDVSSDGDVPGHSSAVVLTELHSTGESDPHAQSPPSMMHTCSAGVGDSHSSRDIAESASCPESPLLPQAHSRADSRAKVSEIDVNLEPAVTENGPSRDQQPTQDLPADANDGFWQQFLTEQPGLTHAHQEAQSERRDREANQTTAGDRGSFWLDKSSIEQMTKKLGHLTSAEKT